The Elusimicrobiota bacterium genome includes the window GGATAGTAGCTTTTCTTATAATAATTCCTTTTATATACCTTGGAATAAATATCGTGCATAAAGAAAACATGTACTCAAAAATTACAGTTGGTCAAACAAAAGAACAAGTAAAATCCCTTTTGGGAGAACCGGAATGGACAGATTTACCGTATAGAGGTTTTGGGGCTGGAGAAGATGAATGTGTTACTTGGTTTTACGGAATAACAAACTGGAAATTAAGGGAAGAAATTGGAAATATGAAGTCATATAATGGAGACGCGTCTATTGCAATTGTATTTGGAAAAGATGCTGCAATTGCGATTGATAGAGATAAGTCTTATAAATTTACAAAAATGGTAAACTAATAACATGTATTCAGCAATGAAATTCGGTGAAAAAAGTTTGCTTGTAGAGTATGATAATAAGAAAAAACAAAGGCAGAAGGATATTGTTATGGCAAAATAGGGTTTAGAGTAATTTTATTAGGTTAAAGAATGTTTTTGTTACGAGTTTAATAATAGCGCTATCTACCGGTAAACTGCTGAATTTATTCAATACTTCCGCAATACTTTGAGTTTTGACTAGCTTCTGTAATTCCACCGCCTGTGGATCTGCCGGGTTGTCATACCGTAGTGCTGCGGCAATTCCTACCGCAATATTTTCCGGGGTGATACCATAAGATAACGCAGTCCGCGCACTGCCGATTAACCGGTCGTTATACCCGAGCTTGCGTAATGGATCGCGTCCAACCCTCGCGACGGTATCCCCAAGTTCTTTATTCTGGAACCTGTGGAAAAGGTCGGTTATATGGTTATCCATATCGTTCTGCGTGAACCCATGTTTTTTTATCAATGCAGTACCGGATTCTTTTAATGCTGCGGTAACGATACTAACAAGTTTCTTATCCTCTACCGCCTGCCAGATGTATTCATAACCTTTAAGATAGCCAAGGTATGCGTACATTGAATGTCCGAGGTTATGGATAAACAATTTACGTTCTTCATAACCCTTAAAATTACCTTGAGGTATTACTCCTTTAATCACAGGTGTTTC containing:
- a CDS encoding mannitol-1-phosphate 5-dehydrogenase, encoding SESGYEVVFIDVMETVISALNTNKGYTIKIVGDNPKEIKIQNVRAVNSKDTAVVAEEVKSADILCTAVGVNILPKIAPLIAKGISFREKAGITQPLNIIICENLLDSSEHLRLWVKENCTCHEYVDKYVGMVESVVSRMIPVVPAEIREKDPTIVFVEEYSVLPVDKKGFRGETPVIKGVIPQGNFKGYEERKLFIHNLGHSMYAYLGYLKGYEYIWQAVEDKKLVSIVTAALKESGTALIKKHGFTQNDMDNHITDLFHRFQNKELGDTVARVGRDPLRKLGYNDRLIGSARTALSYGITPENIAVGIAAALRYDNPADPQAVELQKLVKTQSIAEVLNKFSSLPVDSAIIKLVTKTFFNLIKLL